One window of the Rhipicephalus sanguineus isolate Rsan-2018 chromosome 2, BIME_Rsan_1.4, whole genome shotgun sequence genome contains the following:
- the LOC119381931 gene encoding neurofilament heavy polypeptide: MGVNNLLLAVVCCALAWPPAAQCLALHKTKQLTTIPAPATTPATTVVITKVPAVNDTIKEDYPVTRKPLTKDSVDNSSEPLRGLWSGTGERFWQVSGSGQSGSGWSSSANETAASGSGWGWGSSGNGGAKNKEKDLVGQAEAARASDKAAVVVKEADGQAEVDTVLDKAAAPDVVAASGKAPDGELAVAKVLAGAADKVPDKVLAGAAAKVPVKVPDKVLAGAAAKVPVKVPDKVLAGAAAKAPVKVPDKVLAGAAAKAPVKVLDKVLAGAAAKAPVKVLDKVLAGAAAKAPVKVLDKEEAGAAVKAPVKVLDKVLAGAAAKAPVKVLDKVLAGAAAKAPVKVPDKEEAGAEVKVPDKEEAGAEVKAPVKVPDKEEAGAEVKAPVKVPDKEEAGAEVKAPVKVPDKVLAGEAAKAPDGAKVLVLATKDMMASTHGIVRPTFTELAWTFEVPGSAIPTSVSPYYSLRHSALKHIATV; encoded by the exons ATGGGCGTCAACAACCTGCTGCTAGCAGTTGTGTGCTGCGCTCTTGCATGGCCGCCGGCAGCGCAGTGCCTGGCCTTGCACAAAACAAAGCAGTTAACAACCATCCCAGCGCCCGCAACAACTCCCGCGACCACGGTCGTAATAACTAAAGTACCTGCTGTCAACGACACCATCAAAGAAGACTATCCGGTGACTAGGAAACCGCTGACCAAAGACAGTGTAGACAACTCAAGTGAACCTCTGCGAGGCCTTTGGAGTGGCACCGGCGAGAGATTTTGGCAAGTCTCCGGCTCCGGTCAGAGCGGCTCGGGCTGGTCAAGTTCAGCCAACGAGACCGCTGCAAGCGGATCTGGCTGGGGCTGGGGTTCCAGCGGCAACGGAGGCGCCAAGAACAAG GAAAAGGACCTGGTTGGGCAGGCGGAAGCGGCCAGGGCTTCGGACAAGGCGGCGGTGGTGGTCAAGGAGGCGGATGGGCAGGCGGAAGTGGACACGGTTTTGGACAAGGCAGCGGCTCCGGATGTTGTGGCGGCAAGCGGCAAGGCTCCGGATGGGGAGCTGGCAGTGGCCAAGGTTCTGGCTGGGGCGGCGGACAAGGTTCCGGACAAGGTTCTGGCTGGGGCGGCGGCCAAGGTTCCGGTCAAGGTTCCGGACAAGGTTCTGGCTGGGGCGGCGGCCAAGGTTCCGGTCAAGGTTCCGGACAAGGTTCTGGCTGGGGCGGCGGCCAAGGCTCCGGTCAAGGTTCCGGACAAGGTTCTGGCTGGGGCGGCGGCCAAGGCTCCGGTCAAGGTTCTGGACAAGGTTCTGGCTGGGGCGGCGGCCAAGGCTCCGGTCAAGGTTCTGGACAAGGTTCTGGCTGGGGCGGCGGCCAAGGCTCCGGTCAAGGTTCTGGACAAG GAGGAGGCTGGGGCGGCGGTCAAGGCTCCGGTCAAGGTTCTGGACAAGGTTCTGGCTGGGGCGGCGGCCAAGGCTCCGGTCAAGGTTCTGGACAAGGTTCTGGCTGGGGCGGCGGCCAAGGCTCCGGTCAAGGTTCCGGACAAGGAGGAGGCTGGGGCGGAGGTCAAGGTTCCGGACAAGGAGGAGGCTGGGGCGGAGGTCAAGGCTCCGGTCAAGGTTCCGGACAAGGAGGAGGCTGGGGCGGAGGTCAAGGCTCCGGTCAAGGTTCCGGACAAGGAGGAGGCTGGGGCGGAGGTCAAGGCTCCGGTCAAG GTTCCGGACAAGGTTCTGGCTGGGGAGGCGGCCAAGGCTCCGGATGGGGCTAAAGTGTTGGTTCTAGCTACGAAGGACATGATGGCTTCGACACATGGAATCGTCAGACCAACTTTCACAGAGCTGGCTTGGACGTTTGAAGTGCCTGGCTCGGCGATTCCGACTAGTGTTAGCCCATACTATTCGTTGAGGCATTCAGCCCTGAAGCACATCGCAACAGTGTAA